One Mycolicibacterium goodii genomic region harbors:
- a CDS encoding glycoside hydrolase family 65 protein, with protein sequence MISHEAYPVEPWQVRETRLDLDLLAQSESLFALSNGHIGLRGNLEEGEPHGLPGTYLAGFFEMRPLPYAEAGFGYPEAGQTVVNVTNGKILRLLVDDEPFDVRYGELIDHERTLDMRAGTLNRRAHWCSPAGKQVRVESTRLVSLAHRGVAAIEYIVEAVDQFVRVTVQSELVANEDQPESPDDPRVAAILKNPLHPVHHEKTSHGALLVHRTQASGLMMAAAMDHDVEVPGRVEVSTDAYEDLARTTVICGLRPGQKLRIVKYLAYGWSSLRSRPALRDQAAGAITGARYSGWHGLLESQRAYLDEFWDSADVEVEGDPDCQQAVRFGLFHVLQASARAERRAIAGKGLTGTGYDGHAFWDTEGFVLPVLTYTKPQAAADALRWRASTLDLARERAALLDLKGASFPWRTIRGEECSAYWPAGTAAWHINADIAMAFERYRIVTGDDSLEQECGLEVLVDTARLWMSLGHHDRHGVWHLDGVTGPDEYTAVVRDNVFTNLMASHNLRVAADACIRHPDAAYALGVTTEGTAAWRDAADAAHIPYDEELGVHQQCEGFTTLAEWDFSSNTIYPLLMNEPYVRLYPAQVLKQADLVLAMQWQSHAFTPEQKARNVDYYERRTTRDSSLSACTQAVMCAEVGHLELAHDYTYEAAMIDLRDLHRNTRDGLHMASLAGAWTALVAGFGGLRDDEGILSLDPHLPDGISCLRFRVRWRGFRVTVEANHSDVTYTVRDGPDGTLTVRHAGEELVLKSSNPTTVAVRPRHPLLPPPPQPPGRAPLRRRPAGH encoded by the coding sequence ATGATCAGCCATGAGGCGTACCCGGTCGAACCGTGGCAGGTACGTGAGACGCGACTGGATCTGGACCTGTTGGCGCAGTCGGAATCGCTGTTCGCGTTGTCGAACGGCCACATCGGTTTGCGGGGCAATCTCGAAGAAGGTGAACCGCACGGCCTTCCGGGCACGTATCTCGCCGGGTTCTTCGAGATGCGCCCTCTGCCGTACGCGGAGGCCGGATTCGGATACCCAGAGGCCGGCCAGACGGTGGTCAACGTCACCAACGGCAAGATCCTGAGACTGTTGGTCGATGACGAGCCGTTCGACGTGCGCTACGGCGAGCTGATCGACCACGAGCGCACGCTCGACATGCGCGCAGGCACCCTCAACCGCCGCGCCCACTGGTGCTCGCCCGCGGGCAAGCAGGTGCGCGTCGAATCCACACGCCTGGTGTCACTGGCCCACCGCGGGGTCGCTGCCATCGAGTACATCGTGGAAGCCGTCGATCAGTTCGTCCGTGTCACAGTGCAATCCGAGCTCGTCGCCAACGAGGACCAGCCGGAGTCGCCCGACGATCCCCGCGTCGCGGCGATCCTCAAGAACCCGTTGCACCCTGTGCACCACGAGAAGACCTCTCACGGTGCTCTTCTCGTGCACCGCACGCAGGCGAGCGGACTCATGATGGCCGCCGCGATGGATCACGACGTCGAGGTGCCGGGACGCGTCGAGGTCAGCACCGACGCCTACGAGGACCTCGCACGCACCACCGTCATCTGCGGGCTGCGCCCCGGCCAGAAGCTGCGCATCGTCAAGTATCTGGCGTACGGGTGGTCGAGTCTGCGGTCACGGCCCGCGCTGCGCGATCAGGCCGCGGGTGCCATCACGGGTGCGAGGTACAGCGGTTGGCACGGACTGCTGGAGTCCCAGCGGGCCTACCTCGACGAGTTCTGGGACAGCGCCGATGTCGAGGTCGAGGGTGACCCGGACTGCCAGCAGGCCGTGCGGTTCGGCCTGTTCCACGTCCTGCAGGCCAGTGCGCGCGCCGAACGCCGCGCCATCGCGGGCAAAGGACTCACCGGCACGGGCTACGACGGGCATGCCTTCTGGGACACCGAGGGTTTCGTGCTGCCGGTGCTGACGTACACCAAACCGCAGGCCGCGGCCGACGCGTTGCGATGGCGCGCATCCACGCTCGACCTCGCGCGGGAGCGCGCGGCGCTGCTGGACCTCAAGGGTGCGAGTTTTCCGTGGCGCACCATCCGCGGCGAGGAATGTTCGGCCTACTGGCCCGCGGGAACCGCGGCGTGGCACATCAATGCCGACATCGCGATGGCGTTCGAACGCTATCGCATTGTGACCGGTGATGATTCGCTGGAGCAGGAGTGCGGGCTCGAGGTCCTCGTCGACACCGCGCGGCTGTGGATGTCGCTGGGTCACCACGACCGCCACGGCGTGTGGCATCTGGACGGGGTCACCGGACCCGACGAGTACACCGCGGTGGTGCGCGACAACGTGTTCACCAATCTGATGGCGTCCCACAATCTTCGCGTCGCCGCCGACGCGTGCATCCGCCATCCGGACGCGGCGTACGCGCTGGGCGTCACCACCGAGGGGACCGCGGCGTGGCGCGACGCGGCCGACGCCGCGCACATTCCCTATGACGAGGAACTGGGCGTGCACCAGCAGTGCGAGGGATTCACGACGTTGGCGGAGTGGGACTTCTCGTCCAACACCATCTACCCGCTGCTGATGAACGAACCGTACGTACGGCTGTACCCGGCGCAGGTGCTCAAGCAGGCGGATCTCGTGCTCGCGATGCAGTGGCAGAGCCACGCGTTCACCCCCGAACAGAAGGCTCGGAACGTCGATTACTACGAGCGCCGCACGACGCGTGACTCGTCACTGTCGGCATGCACGCAGGCCGTCATGTGCGCCGAGGTGGGCCACCTCGAACTCGCCCACGACTACACCTATGAAGCCGCGATGATCGATCTGCGCGATCTGCACCGCAACACCCGCGACGGTCTGCACATGGCATCGTTGGCCGGAGCGTGGACCGCGTTGGTCGCCGGGTTCGGCGGGCTTCGCGACGACGAGGGCATCCTGTCCCTGGATCCGCATCTGCCGGACGGAATTTCATGCCTGCGCTTCCGGGTGCGCTGGAGGGGATTCCGGGTGAC